From Microbacterium sp. CGR2:
CGAACCGTCGAGGTCACCACACCGACCGGCTTCACGAGCGACGCTCCCCTGCCGTTCTGAACCGCGCCACCGTGTTCGCTTCGCCACCATGTTCGCTTTGCCGCCGCGTTCGCCGCGGGACCATGTTCGCCTCGCCCGCGCGTTCGCCGCGCGACCATGTTCGCCTCGCCACCGCGTCGCCGCGCGACCACGTTCGCTGCGACTCCTCAGAGCTGTGCGATCAGTTCTCGCACCGCGTCCGCGTAGCCCTCGATGCCACGACCGATCACCCGCACCGCCGCAACATCGTGCAGATACGAGTGGTGACGGAACTCCTCACGGGCGTAGACATCGGAGATGTGCACCTCGGCGAACGGAAGCGAAACCCCGGTCAACGCATCCCGGAGCACGACGGACGTGTGTGTCAATCCGCCGGGGTTGATCACGATTCCGGCGCAGTCTTCCCGCGCGGCATGGATCGCATCGATCAACACGCCCTCGTGGTTGCTCTGGATCGCGCGAACCTCGAAGCCCTCAGCGGACGCCGTCTCCGCAGTCAGCCGTTCGACATCGGCGAGCGTGGCAGTGCCGTAGATTCCGGGCTCACGAGTACCCAGAAGGTTCAGGTTGGGACCGTTGACGAGAAGAAGCCGCGAGTACGTCGTCACGAGGAAACACCAGCCGCGTCCACCAGTGACCGCGTCATCTCCGTTTCCGGACCGATCGAGGCCGTGAACCGCGCACCGGTGTCGACGAACCCTGCCCGGCGGTACGCCGCCTGTGCTCGGTCGTTGTCGACGTGCACATCGAGCGCGAGCGCCCCGTCACCGAGGGCGCGTGCCCATTCAGCCGCCGCAGAGAGCAGCGTGTCGATGATGCCCGCAGCGCGATGCTCTGGTCGGACGAAGACACCGACGACATCCCCGCGTGGCGCGGTCACGACGCGACCGTGATGATCGGTGTCACCGGCGTTCCGCCGGATCACGGTGACCGTGCCGACCCAGTCGCCATTCGACTCCGCGACGAACTGCGCGACCGTGTCGCCATCGGCGCTGTTGGCCGCCCGGTCCTGCCAGAACTCGTCCGGTCGCTCCGCCTCGGCCTCGTACGAGGTCAGAAAGGCGATCGAGGCGAGAGGATCACGGACTGCGTCGAGCCGCAGATCCCGCACACGCTGCCACTCGTCCGCGCGGACGCGCCGGACGGACACGCTCACGCGCCGACCTCCTGGTATGCGGCGAAGAGCAGCGACTCATCGGGTGCCTGCAACACGGTGGGCTTGGCGATGTCGTCGAGCAGGATGAACCGGAGCATGCCACCCCGGCTCTTCTTGTCGCGCTGCATCGTGGCGAGCAGCTGCGGCCACGCGCCGGCGCGGTACGACGTCGGCAGCCCCAGGGACTCCAGGATCGTGCGGTGCCTTTCCGCCGCAGCATCCGAAAGCCGTCCGGCGAGCCGAGAGAGCTCTCCGGCGTAGAGCATGCCAACCGAGATCGCCGCTCCGTGGCGCCACCGATAGCGCTCGGCGTGTTCGATCGCGTGGCCGAGGGTGTGACCGTAGTTGAGGATCTCGCGCAGGCCGGCTTCGCGGAAGTCGTCCGACACGACCTGGGCCTTCATATCGATGGCGAGCTCGATGGCACGACGGAACTCGTCGGTGGTCGTGTCGACGGCGCGCACGGGATCCGCCTCGATGATGTGGAGAATCTCCGGTGCCCAGATGAACCCGGCCTTCACGACCTCCGCGAAACCCGCAGTCGCCTCGTTCGGGCTGAGGCTGGCGAGTTCGTCGAGGTCACCGATCACCGCTGTCGGAGCCCAGAACGCCCCGACGAGGTTCTTCCCCTCACCGGTGTTGATGCCCGTCTTACCGCCGACTGCGGCATCGACGAGACCGAGCACAGTCGTCGGCACCTGAACCAGCTGCACGCCGCGCAGCCAGGTCGCCGCCACGAAACCGGCGAGATCCGTCACCGCTCCCCCGCCGTATCCGACCACCGCATCGCTCCGCGTGAAGTCCGCCTGCCCCATCACCTGCCAGCAGAACGCGGCGACCTCGACCCGCTTGCCCTGCTCGGCATCCGGGATCTCGGCCAACAGCACCTCGCGCGGCCCGTCCTGCGCATCCGCCAGCAGGCGTTCCCGCAGCTCCGCCGCGCGCACGGCCAGAGTCGGCGGGTGCACGACCAGAACCTTGCGCACTCCGGGTGCGAGCGCAGCAGACACGCGGTCCAAGACACCGCGTCCGATCGTGATGTCGTAGGCGTCGTTCCCGGTGACGCTGATGGTCGTCGTGCTCATCGCTGTTCTCTCCTCCATGCCACGATCTCGTCGGCAATTCTCTGCATCGGGCGTCGGGACGTGTCGAACGTCACCGAGGCCACCTCGTCGTACAAGTCTCTGCGCTCGTCGAAGATGCGCTTCCACCGCTCCAACGGGTCCTCTCCCGCCAGCAGGGGCCGACTGCCTCCCCGGATGCGATCGGCCACCGATTCTTCGCTCACCGTCAGGAAGACCACCGGATGCCGCTTCAGAAGGTCGCGTGTGCCGGGATCTGTCACCGCACCGCCACCGAGCGAGACCACACCACCCTCCGTCAGCGCGGTCGCCACAGCGGCGCGCTCCAATTCGCGAAAGCGCGCCTCACCCTGCTCGGCGAAGATCTGCGGAATGGGCCCATGCTCGGCAGCGATCCTCTTGTCGGTGTCGACGAAAGCCACACCCAGTCGACGCGCGACCCGTCGCCCGACGCTGGTCTTGCCGGCCGCCATCGGGCCGACCAGCACCAGCGTGAGAGCCTCAGTCTCGCTCGTCATGCGCGATGAGCGCCGCTTCGGACGCAGGGGTCGTGCGCAGTTCGGCGGGGATTCCCGCGAGGTACCCCTCGAGATTGCGTCGTGTCTCACGGATGCTGTCGCCCCCGAACTTCTCGAGCACCGCCCGAGCGAGTTCCACCGCGACCATCGCCTCCGCGACGACGCCGGCGGCCGGCACCGCGCAGACGTCGGAACGCTGGTGATGGGCAGTGGCGTCCTCACCCGTCGCGACGTCGATCGTGCGAAGCGCGTGCGGCACGGTGGCGATGGGCTTCATCCCGGCCCGGACGCGGAGCACGGTGCCCGTGGACATACCGCCCTCGGTGCCTCCGGCGCGGTCCGACCGGCGAGAGATCCCCTCCGCCGTGGCGAAGAGTTCATCGTGGGCGGCAGAGCCACGCCGACGAGTGGTCTCGAAGCCGTCGCCGACCTCGACCCCCTTGATCGCCTGGATGCTCATGAGCGCCTGGGCGAGGCGAGCGTCGAGCCGGCGGTCCCAGTGCACATGCGAGCCGAGTCCCGGCGGGAGTCCGTAGGCGAGCACCTCGACGATGCCGCCGAGGGTGTCGCCGTCCTTCTTGGCGTCGTCGACTTCGGCCACCATCAGCGCGGATGTCGTGGGATCGAAGCAACGCAGCGGATCCGCATCCAGCGCGTCCACGTCATCCGGCGTCGGCAGAGCCGAGCCGGCGGGCACCTGCACAGGACCGATCGAGAGCGTGTGGCTGACGAGGCGGATCCCCAGTTCGCTGAGGAACGAGCGGGCGATCGCCCCGAGTGCGACGCGCGCCGCCGTCTCCCGGGCGCTGGCGCGCTCGAGAATCGGCCGAGCCTCGTCGAAGTCGTACTTCTGCATGCCGACCAGGTCGGCGTGACCCGGTCGTGGACGCGTCAGCGGTGCGCTACGGCCGCGGGACTTGTCGGTGAGTTCCACGGGCTCGGGGTTCATGACCTCGATCCACTTCGGCCACTCCGTGTTGCCGATACGGAGCGCGATGGGGCTGCCCAGCGTCTTGCCGTGGCGCACGCCCCCGGAGAGCGTGAGCTCATCCTGCTCGAACTTCATCCGCGATCCGCGGCCATACCCGAGCTTTCGTCGGGCGAGATCGGCCTGAATGGCCTCGGACGACACCGGAACGCCGGAGGGCAGACCCTCCATGACGGCGATGAGTTCTGGGCCGTGCGATTCGCCGGCCGTGAGCACGCGGAGCATTGCTCCAGTCTCCCATGGGTTGACACAGCCGCTGCGCCGCATGTCGGGAGTGCCAGGTCAAAGTGCTTGCCCAGCGGCGCCGGGGGCGCGTTTGCGACCTTCCACCCAATCGTGGGGCCGCGCTACTGACCCCGCACGGGTCAGCGGGCGAGGAGCGCGTCGCGCATCGCCGCGATGACGGCGGCTTCGGCAGGAAGCTCGAGGGCGGGATCGCCGTGGCGAAAGATGCGGATCTGACGCACAGCCTGGTGCAGCAGCATCCCGAGTCCGGAGACGACCGGTGCACCGCTCCACGCCGCTGCGAGAGCCGACGGCCAGGGCGCATAGGCGGCGTCGAACAGTGCTCCTCCGGATGCCGCCAGCGGAGCGACGATGTCGGCGGGAAGTGCGGTGCCACTGGGCAAGGTCGCGATCGTGAGATCGACCGGGTCGGCAGCAGCATCCAGTGGTCCCCCAGCGACCGCGACCCCGATCCGCTCCCCCAGTTCCCTCAGCCCCACGGCCTGATCCGGTCGACGTGCCCGCACGTCCGCGCGGGTCGCGCCGAGCTCGGAAACCGCCACGAGCGCGGAGGCCGCCGTCGCACCGGCACCGAGGATGCGCACGTCTCGCACCTCGGAGATCCCGGCCTCCGTCAACGCGTCGACGATGCCCCCGACGTCCGTGTTGAAGCCGGCCATCTCGTCTCCCAGTAAGAGAGTGTTGACGGCACCGGTCAGTTCAGCATGACGATCACGGGTCGCGGCAGCCCGATAGGCCTGCTCTTTCAACGGCATCGTCAGGGAGAGGCCGCGCCATGTCTCATCGAGCTCGCCCAACGCCGTGGTGAAAGCATCCGCCGTCACCTGGCGTCGGTCATACTCCCAGTCGAGACCGAGGACGCGGTAGGCCGCGGCATGCAGGTCCGGTGACTTCGAGTGGACGATCGGGTCCCCCCAGACCGCGAAGCGCGATACGGGCACGATCTCAGCAGCCGCCCTCAGGGTTCGCCCGGCACCAGTCACGCCACTTCTCGATTCCTTGCTGGTGCTCTTCGTAGGTCTCGGAGAACTGGGTCTCGCCGGTGTCCAAGTTGATCGTGACGAAGTACAGCCAGGGACCGTCCGCCGGGTTCATGGCCGCGTTGATCGCCGCATCACTCGAGCTCGCGATCGGCGTCACCGGAAGACCGGTGTGCACGTACGTGTTCCAGGGGTTCGGATCTTCGAGCGCCTCGGCCGAACTGGACACGACCCCCTCGTGCAGAGTGCCGTAGCCGTACTGCGCCGTCGAGTCCATCTGCAGCATCATGTCGATCGCGAGACGGTTCTCGATGACGCGCGCGACCTTCGCGAAGTCGTCGGTCCGCCCCTCGCGCTGGATGATCGACGCGATCGTCAGCACGCGCTGCGCGTCGGCGTCAGGCACCCCCGCTGCGGCAAGCGACTCGCGGGTCCGGTCGACCATCGCCTGAACGACCTGCGTGGCGGTGACGTCGGGACCGAACGTGTACACAGCCGGGAACAGCCATCCCTCGAGGCTCTGAGCATCGACCCCATAGGCCGACGGGTCTTTGACGGCCGCTTCGAAGTCGGCGAGCGGGATGCCGAGTGTCTCGGCCATCCCGGGCAGCGAGGACACGATGGTGGCGCCCTCCCCGATGCCCACCGCGTTCTCGAGCTTGTTCGCCTCGTTCTTGAGAGCGTCCAGCGCCGCCTCGGCCGTCATCTTCTCCTGGAGCTTGTAGACGCCGGGATAGAACGTGGGGCTGAGGTTCTCCTCGAGGAGGTAGTCGTAGAAGACGCCCTCCGTCTTGGTCACTCCCGCCTCGAACAGAGCAGCCGACACGGGCTGCCCGGTGTCGCCTTCCTCGATGGTCACCAGCACCTCACCGGTCGCCTGTCCTGGCTCCCAGTCATCGGGCTCGCCCCAGCCCATCGCCTCGCTGATCCGGTCCCCGTACGTGTTCCAGACCCACAGCCCTCCGGCGGCGATGCCACCGAGGATCGCGAGGACGATGACGAGCGCGATCAGGCATCCGCGGCGCCTCTTCTTCGGCTTGCGAGGATCGACGTGATCGTCCTGCGCGGCGAACAGATCGTCGAGGCCACCACCGAGCGGAGGCGCGGGATCGGGAGCGGTGGGTTCGGATGCGGAAGCAGCGAGCTGCTCCGACGGCGCGCCGTCGGAGCGGAACCCGGCATCAGCGCCATCCCCCGTCGCGCCGGTCTGGGCGGTGCTCTTCACTGCGGCGGCGTCGCCGAGGTCGTCTCGTGGGCCTTCCGGAGGCGCGGACCCGTCGGATCCTGCCGGACGCGATGCTGCTGCGCGCGCGGCACGGCGCGAACCCGGGGTGGGGCCGCTGTTGTCCACCGTCGGGATCTGCGTCGTCGGGTCGGGAAGATTCTCGAACAGGTCACCCAGTCGGGTGTCTGGATCGTGCTGAGGGGAAGCACTCTCGCGTTCGGGCATGTCAGACGGGCTCCTCGTCACACGGGATAGCGGCACCGGCCGGGTTTCCGGTGCTCTTCTCCGTATCGATCGCCTGTTGCAACAACACCACTGCGGCGATCTGATCCACAATGCTACGAGACTTCTTCTGTGATCGCCCAGACGAACGCAAAGCGGCGTGCGCCGACACGGTGCTCAGACGCTCGTCCATCAGCCGCACGGCCACCCCGCTGCGGTTCTGCAGAGCGGCGGCGAACTCGCGCGCGTCCGTGGTGGAGAGCGTGTCAGCGCCCTGCATGTTCACCGGCAGACCGACGATGATCTCCAGCGGATCGTACTCCCGCGCGATCTCCACGATGCGGTCGATCGAGGTGTCGCTGCGGGGCACCGTCTCGACCGGAACCGCGAGCATCCCGTCAGGGTCGCATCGCGCGACACCGACACGGGCGCGCCCGACGTCGATGCCGAGACGCACCCCGCGACGGAACCCGCTCACGCGTCGTGCAGCTCCTGAGAGATGGCTTCCAGGGCCGCAGGCAGGGCCGCAGCATCCGCCCCACCGCCCTGTGCGACGTCGTCGCGACCGCCACCGCCGCCACCGAGGACGCCTGCGGCGCGCTTCGCGAGCGCGCCTGCCTTGGCTCCCGCCTTGCGAGCCGCATCGTTCGTGGCGACGACGACGACCGGGCGGCCGTTCACCACCGCACCGAGCGCCACGACCGCAGCAGCCGAACCCAGCCGCTCGCGCACACCGGTGACGATGTCACGGACGTCGTCGGCGGAGGCGACATCGCCGAGCGACTGCGCAGCGACCAGGAACGAACCCACGCGCTGCGCGGCCTCGGCGATCGCCGGCACCTGGCCCGCGCGCTCTTTGGCCTCGAACTGCGCGATGCGCTTCTCTGCGGTCTTCAGGCTCGCCGCGAGGTCGGCGATGCGCTCGGGCAGCTGCTCGCGAGGCGTCTTCAGCGAGGCGGACAGCTGCGAGACGAGGGCACGCTCCGCCGCGAGTTCTCGGAACGCGTCGGCGCCGACGAGTGCCTCGATACGACGGTTGGACGCGCCGACCGACGATTCGGCGACGACGCTGACGAGACCGATCTCGGCGCTGGAGTTGACGTGCGTACCGGCGCACAGCTCGCGAGACCAGGGCCCGCCGATGTCGACCATCCGGACGACGTCTCCGTACTTCTCACCGAAGAGCGCCATCGCGCCGGCCTCCTTCGCCTCGTCCAGCGAGACGATGCGCGTGGTCACCTCGAGTGCATCCTGCACGGCCCGGTTCGTGATCTCCTCGATCTCCGAGCGGGTCTCACCGGAGAGCGCCTTCGACCAGGAGAAGTCGAAGCGCATGTAGCCGGCACGGTTGAGCGAACCGGCTTGCGTCGCGGAAGAGCCGAGAGTGTCGCGCAAGGCGGCATGCACGAGGTGGGTCGCCGAGTGCGCCTGACGTGCGGCGCGGCGGTTCTTCGCGTCGACCACTGTCGTCGCGGCGTCGTCGACGGCCACGCTTCCGCGCGAGACCTCGACGGTGTGGCTGATGAGCCCGGACACGGGGCGCTGAACGTCGAGGACTTCGAGTTCGAACCCGGGGCCGACGATCGTACCCTTGTCGGCGACCTGACCGCCGGACTCCGCATAGAGCGTCGTCTCCGAAAGCACGACCTCGGCAATCTGCCCCTCGGTGGCGCTCCGAACCGGAACGCCGTCGACCAGGATGCCGAGGACACGGGACTCCACCTCGAGGGCTGTGTAGCCGTCGAAGCCCGTCTCCCCCAGTGCGCGGAGGTCGCGGTAGACGGACACATCGGCGAGCTGACGCTTGCGGTTGCGGGCGTCGGCCTTGGCGCGCTGGCGCTGCTCCTGCATCAGGGTGTCGAAGGCGGTGCGGTCGACGCTCAGGCCGGCCTCTTCGGCGACCTCGAGGGTCAGATCGATCGGGAAGCCGTAGGTGTCGTGCAGCAGGAACGCCTCGGAACCGCTGAGCGTCTGCGCGCCGCTCTGCCTGGTCTGGTCGAGAGCCAGGTCGAGGATCGTGGAGCCCTGAGCGAGGGTGCGACGGAACGTCTCCTCCTCGGCGAAAGCAGAGGCGGAGAGCGTCGACCAGTCCGACTCGAGCACCGGGTACGCCGACTTCATCGCATCGCGCGACGCGGCGAAGAGCTCCGGGAACACCGGCTCGTCGACTCCCAACAGGCGCATCGACCGCACCGTGCGGCGCATGAGGCGGCGGAGGATGTAACCGCGGCCCTCGTTGGAGGGGCGCACCCCGTCGGAGAGCAGCATCAGCGACGAGCGGACGTGGTCCGCGACCACACGGAAGCGGACGTCGTCTTCGTGGTCTGCGCCGTAGCCGCGTCCGGTGAGCTCGACGGCTCGATCGAGGACAGGACGAACCTGGTCGGACTCGTACATGTTCTCGACGCCCTGCTTGAGGAACGCCACCCGCTCGAGCCCCATGCCGGTGTCGATGTTCTTCATCGGCAGTTCGCCGACGATGTCGAACTCGGTCTTGCTGCGGATGTTCTCGATGAAGTCCTGCATGAACACGAGGTTCCAGATCTCCAGGAACCGCGAGTCGTCGACGGCAGGGCCACCATCCTTGCCGTAGGAGGGGCCGCGGTCGAAGAAGATCTCGGAGTCCGGCCCGCCGGGACCCGGCTGGCCCGTGTTCCAGTAGTTGTCCGCGCGCCCGAGCCGCTGGATGCGCTCCGGCTTCAATCCGATGATGTCGCGCCAGATGGCCTCAGCCTCGTCATCGGTCTCGTAGACCGTGACCCAGAGGTCCTTCTCGTCGAATCCGAGACCCCCATCGGCCTCGGAGCTGGTGAGCAACTCCCAGGCATAGCGGATCGCACCTTCTTTGAAGTAGTCGCCGAACGACCAGTTGCCCATCATCTGGAAGAACGTGCCGTGACGGGCCGTCTTTCCGACCTCTTCGATGTCGTTGGTGCGGATGCACTTCTGCAGGTCGGCGATGCGCGGATGCGGAGCGGGAACGACGCCGGTGAGGTACGGGATCATCGGCACCATTCCGGCGACCGTGAACAGCAGCGACGGGTCATCGCTGACCAGCGACGCGGACGGAACGATGAGGTGGTCGTTCTTCTCGAAGAAGTCGAGGTAACGCTGCGCGATTTCCGCAGTTTTCATAGAAGTGCCAGGTGTCCTTGCGTGGAGTGCGGCGCCGGGGCGCTGCGATGGATCAGTTGTCGCCCGGCTCAGCGAGCCGTGCCTCCTGCTCGCGGTAGGCGTCGCCGATGATCCCCGTGAACTCGTTGATCCTGGCGTCGACCTCGGCAAGGAGGTCGTGACCGCGCGGGTCCTTGCTCATGAAATGAGCCGCGACGAAGCCGCCGATCAACCCCATCAGGAACCACTGGACTTTCTTCATGTCGTCATCCTTGCCGTTGTCCGCGAAGGCGCGGTATTTCCCATCGTAAGGGGAAACGACAGGAGGCGTCGGGGGTGCCCCGACGCCTCCTGCTGTTGCTCTGAAAGGAGCGGTGACTCAGCGAGCCGCGTAGTACTCGACGACGAGCTGCACTTCACAGGTCACGGGGACCTCGGCGCGCTTCGGGCGACGAATCAGACGAGCCTGGAGCTTGTCGAGCTCGACCTCGAGGTAGCCCGGAACGGGGGGAAGCACCTCGGCGTGACCGCCGGCTGCTGCCACCTGGAAGGGCTCGGTGCCCTCGCTCTTGGCCTTGACGTGGATGAGCTGACCCGGCTTCACGCGGAACGACGGGCGGTCGACGAGCTGGCCGTCGACGAGGATGTGGCGGTGCACGACGAGCTGACGAGCCTGCGCGGTGGTGCGGGCGAAACCCGAACGCACGACGAGGGCGTCGAGACGCATCTCGAGCAGCTCGACCAGGTTCTCACCGGTCAGGCCGTCCTGACGGCGAGCCTCGTTGAACGTGTTGCGCATCTGCTTCTCGCGAATGCCGTACTGCTCGCGGAGACGCTGCTTCTCACGCAGACGGACGGCGTAGTCGCTGTCAGCCTTGCGCTTCGTACGGCCGTGCTCGCCCGGAGCGTAGGGACGCTTCTCGAGGTAGCGCGCGGCCTTCGGGGTGAGCGGGATGCCGAGGGCGCGGCTGAGCCGAACCTTGCGGCGGTCCTGGGACTTCGTGGTCACGAAGTGATCCTTCCGATGACGTGGTCGCGACTTTCGCGACTCACGGACGTATCGTCCGCGTTCTGCCTTGGAGCGCACGCCGGGGCGCCGACAAGGTGGGGTGTGAACGAGGAGATGCCCGAAAACTCGGTTTCGAGCCGGTCAAGTCTAACAGACGGGCTCTGCCGTCACCGATCGCCGAGAATCCGGCGGATCCGCTCGAGGCGCGCCGAGATGTCCCGCTCCGACCCCAGGGCCTTCGGCTCGTAGTAGCGTCGGCCGTCGAGTTCGTCGGGCAGGTACTGCTGCGGCACCACCCCGTACTCGCTGTCGTGCGAATAGACGTAGCCTCTTCCGTGGCCGAGGCGCTTCGCCCCCGGATAGTGCGCGTCACGCAGATGCAGCGGCACCCGGCCGAAGCCGCCCTTTCGGATGTCCGCGATCGCCGCGTCGATCCCGACGTACGCCGCGTTGGACTTCGCCGTGGTGGCGAGATAGACGGTCGCCTCCGCAAGCGGGATCCGCCCTTCCGGCATGCCGATGAAGGCGACGGCGTCGGCGGCGGCGACGGCGATTCCCAGGGCCTGGGGGTCGGCGAGACCGACGTCTTCCGAGGCGGAGATCACCAGACGTCGCGCGATGAAGCGAGGGTCTTCCCCCGCCTCGATCATGCGTGCCAGGTAATGCAGAGCCGCGTCGGGATCGGACCCCCTGATCGACTTGATGAAGGCACTGATGACGTCGTAGTGCTCGTCGCCCTGACGGTCGTAACGCAGTAGAGCTTTGTCCACGGCCTGGGCGACATCGTCGGCGGACACCTCGGGCACACCGTGCGCCGCCGGGGGTTCGGGAACATCAGCGTCGTCCGTTTCCGCAGATTCGCGTTCCGCCGTCGTCGCATGGGATCGAGCGACGGCGGCGCCGGCTTCGAGGCCGGTGAGCGCTCGGCGGGCATCACCGGAGGCGAGCCGGATGAGCGCGGACCGCGCCTCGTCGCTCAACGTCACCGCTCCGTTCAGACCGCGCGCATCGGTGACCGCCCGGTCGACCAGGAGCCCGATGTCGGCATCCGTCAGGGGCTGGAGGGTGAGGAGCAGAGAACGCGACAGCAGCGGGGAGATCACGGAGAACGACGGATTCTCCGTCGTCGCCGCGATCAGGATGACCCACCCGTTCTCGACGCCCGGCAGCAGTGCGTCCTGCTGAGCCTTGGTGAACCGATGGATCTCGTCGAGGAACAGGATGGTCGTCTGCCCGTAGAGGTCGCGCTGGGTGATCGCCTCCTGCATGACCTCGCGCACATCCTTGACGCCGGCGGTGATCGCCGAGAGCTCGACGAAGCGTCGCCCCGACGAGCGCGCGATCGCCTGGGCGAGGGTCGTCTTCCCCGTTCCCGGAGGACCCCAGAGGATGATCGAGACCGCGCCGGGCGAACTCGCATCAGGATCGGCCAACGCCACGATCGGAGACCCGGCACGCAGCAGATGCTTCTGCCCGGCGACCTCATCGAGAGAGATGGGGCGCATGCGCACGGCGAGGGGCGTCTGCCCGGAGAGCAGCGCGGCAGGGGACGTCATCACTCCAGGCTACTGGCGGCCCCTGACAACGGCTGCGCCGACGGAGGCACCCCGGCCACGGCGGTAGGCTCTGAGGCGACGTCGAGTTCAGACGACCGAGGAGATGCAGGGCATGGCCGGACGCGGTTCCAGGAACGCACAGCAAGCACGCACCCAGGCGGAGCGCGCTCGCCTGCACACCGCGCGCACGATCTGGCATCAGGGCCAGATCCGTCGCCGCACGCGGGACAACGTGATCGCCGCCATCGTCGGAGCGCTCATCGTCATCGCCGCGATCGGCAGCCAGGTCGTGCACGCGCAGGTCAACGCGCCCGAGCCGACCCCGTCACCGTCCGTCAGTCCGTCGGTCGCCCCCACACCGG
This genomic window contains:
- the aroQ gene encoding type II 3-dehydroquinate dehydratase, encoding MTTYSRLLLVNGPNLNLLGTREPGIYGTATLADVERLTAETASAEGFEVRAIQSNHEGVLIDAIHAAREDCAGIVINPGGLTHTSVVLRDALTGVSLPFAEVHISDVYAREEFRHHSYLHDVAAVRVIGRGIEGYADAVRELIAQL
- a CDS encoding GNAT family N-acetyltransferase, whose product is MSVSVRRVRADEWQRVRDLRLDAVRDPLASIAFLTSYEAEAERPDEFWQDRAANSADGDTVAQFVAESNGDWVGTVTVIRRNAGDTDHHGRVVTAPRGDVVGVFVRPEHRAAGIIDTLLSAAAEWARALGDGALALDVHVDNDRAQAAYRRAGFVDTGARFTASIGPETEMTRSLVDAAGVSS
- the aroB gene encoding 3-dehydroquinate synthase; its protein translation is MSTTTISVTGNDAYDITIGRGVLDRVSAALAPGVRKVLVVHPPTLAVRAAELRERLLADAQDGPREVLLAEIPDAEQGKRVEVAAFCWQVMGQADFTRSDAVVGYGGGAVTDLAGFVAATWLRGVQLVQVPTTVLGLVDAAVGGKTGINTGEGKNLVGAFWAPTAVIGDLDELASLSPNEATAGFAEVVKAGFIWAPEILHIIEADPVRAVDTTTDEFRRAIELAIDMKAQVVSDDFREAGLREILNYGHTLGHAIEHAERYRWRHGAAISVGMLYAGELSRLAGRLSDAAAERHRTILESLGLPTSYRAGAWPQLLATMQRDKKSRGGMLRFILLDDIAKPTVLQAPDESLLFAAYQEVGA
- a CDS encoding shikimate kinase, which codes for MTSETEALTLVLVGPMAAGKTSVGRRVARRLGVAFVDTDKRIAAEHGPIPQIFAEQGEARFRELERAAVATALTEGGVVSLGGGAVTDPGTRDLLKRHPVVFLTVSEESVADRIRGGSRPLLAGEDPLERWKRIFDERRDLYDEVASVTFDTSRRPMQRIADEIVAWRREQR
- the aroC gene encoding chorismate synthase: MLRVLTAGESHGPELIAVMEGLPSGVPVSSEAIQADLARRKLGYGRGSRMKFEQDELTLSGGVRHGKTLGSPIALRIGNTEWPKWIEVMNPEPVELTDKSRGRSAPLTRPRPGHADLVGMQKYDFDEARPILERASARETAARVALGAIARSFLSELGIRLVSHTLSIGPVQVPAGSALPTPDDVDALDADPLRCFDPTTSALMVAEVDDAKKDGDTLGGIVEVLAYGLPPGLGSHVHWDRRLDARLAQALMSIQAIKGVEVGDGFETTRRRGSAAHDELFATAEGISRRSDRAGGTEGGMSTGTVLRVRAGMKPIATVPHALRTIDVATGEDATAHHQRSDVCAVPAAGVVAEAMVAVELARAVLEKFGGDSIRETRRNLEGYLAGIPAELRTTPASEAALIAHDERD
- a CDS encoding shikimate dehydrogenase; this translates as MPVSRFAVWGDPIVHSKSPDLHAAAYRVLGLDWEYDRRQVTADAFTTALGELDETWRGLSLTMPLKEQAYRAAATRDRHAELTGAVNTLLLGDEMAGFNTDVGGIVDALTEAGISEVRDVRILGAGATAASALVAVSELGATRADVRARRPDQAVGLRELGERIGVAVAGGPLDAAADPVDLTIATLPSGTALPADIVAPLAASGGALFDAAYAPWPSALAAAWSGAPVVSGLGMLLHQAVRQIRIFRHGDPALELPAEAAVIAAMRDALLAR
- the mltG gene encoding endolytic transglycosylase MltG, whose translation is MPERESASPQHDPDTRLGDLFENLPDPTTQIPTVDNSGPTPGSRRAARAAASRPAGSDGSAPPEGPRDDLGDAAAVKSTAQTGATGDGADAGFRSDGAPSEQLAASASEPTAPDPAPPLGGGLDDLFAAQDDHVDPRKPKKRRRGCLIALVIVLAILGGIAAGGLWVWNTYGDRISEAMGWGEPDDWEPGQATGEVLVTIEEGDTGQPVSAALFEAGVTKTEGVFYDYLLEENLSPTFYPGVYKLQEKMTAEAALDALKNEANKLENAVGIGEGATIVSSLPGMAETLGIPLADFEAAVKDPSAYGVDAQSLEGWLFPAVYTFGPDVTATQVVQAMVDRTRESLAAAGVPDADAQRVLTIASIIQREGRTDDFAKVARVIENRLAIDMMLQMDSTAQYGYGTLHEGVVSSSAEALEDPNPWNTYVHTGLPVTPIASSSDAAINAAMNPADGPWLYFVTINLDTGETQFSETYEEHQQGIEKWRDWCRANPEGGC
- the ruvX gene encoding Holliday junction resolvase RuvX, with protein sequence MSGFRRGVRLGIDVGRARVGVARCDPDGMLAVPVETVPRSDTSIDRIVEIAREYDPLEIIVGLPVNMQGADTLSTTDAREFAAALQNRSGVAVRLMDERLSTVSAHAALRSSGRSQKKSRSIVDQIAAVVLLQQAIDTEKSTGNPAGAAIPCDEEPV
- the alaS gene encoding alanine--tRNA ligase yields the protein MKTAEIAQRYLDFFEKNDHLIVPSASLVSDDPSLLFTVAGMVPMIPYLTGVVPAPHPRIADLQKCIRTNDIEEVGKTARHGTFFQMMGNWSFGDYFKEGAIRYAWELLTSSEADGGLGFDEKDLWVTVYETDDEAEAIWRDIIGLKPERIQRLGRADNYWNTGQPGPGGPDSEIFFDRGPSYGKDGGPAVDDSRFLEIWNLVFMQDFIENIRSKTEFDIVGELPMKNIDTGMGLERVAFLKQGVENMYESDQVRPVLDRAVELTGRGYGADHEDDVRFRVVADHVRSSLMLLSDGVRPSNEGRGYILRRLMRRTVRSMRLLGVDEPVFPELFAASRDAMKSAYPVLESDWSTLSASAFAEEETFRRTLAQGSTILDLALDQTRQSGAQTLSGSEAFLLHDTYGFPIDLTLEVAEEAGLSVDRTAFDTLMQEQRQRAKADARNRKRQLADVSVYRDLRALGETGFDGYTALEVESRVLGILVDGVPVRSATEGQIAEVVLSETTLYAESGGQVADKGTIVGPGFELEVLDVQRPVSGLISHTVEVSRGSVAVDDAATTVVDAKNRRAARQAHSATHLVHAALRDTLGSSATQAGSLNRAGYMRFDFSWSKALSGETRSEIEEITNRAVQDALEVTTRIVSLDEAKEAGAMALFGEKYGDVVRMVDIGGPWSRELCAGTHVNSSAEIGLVSVVAESSVGASNRRIEALVGADAFRELAAERALVSQLSASLKTPREQLPERIADLAASLKTAEKRIAQFEAKERAGQVPAIAEAAQRVGSFLVAAQSLGDVASADDVRDIVTGVRERLGSAAAVVALGAVVNGRPVVVVATNDAARKAGAKAGALAKRAAGVLGGGGGGRDDVAQGGGADAAALPAALEAISQELHDA